The Armatimonadota bacterium genome includes the window GCAGTCGGCGGTGTAATGTCATACTGATACGGGCCGAGATCAGCCGTCCCGTTCGGCACGCCGTCGGCGTTCAATCCCTGGAGGTGAAGGTACCAGCTTCCTCCTGAAGTGGCGGCCAATGGAAGGTCGCCGCTCGACCAGACGGACTCCGAGCCGGTGAAGGAATGCGTGCCGCTTTGGTTCCACGCGTAGCGGTACGAGTCCACGCGGCCGTCGCCGAACCCGCCCACCGCGGCAAACGCGAAGTCGGGTGTTCCGTACCAGGTGGAGACCGACCGGTTGCAGGCGACGTTCGATGAACTCGGCGGCACCGAGAGCGTCCACCTGGTCGCCGCGGCCGAAGACAGGCTGTTCAGCGTGCCGTTGTACGCCTTCGCGTAACGGGTGTAGGCCGTGTTCGGCGCGAGGCCGGACTCGTCAAGGCTGAAGACCGTGCCTGTCCCGTTCTGAACGTTAGCCGTCCCCTTCACGGTCTGGCCTGCGTCGAGCAGCCTGAACCCCATCTCCCTGTTGGAGGTGTCGGTAAGGGTCCAGCGGATGCTGCTCGTGGAGAGGGCGACCGGCGCGCCCATGGTGGGAGGGGTCGGCGCCGTCGCGTACATCGCGCAGTCGTCGAACCATGCGGTCTGGTTCACCCGATAGTGAAACCCGTAGGCTACCATACTCATCCCGAAAGTCTGGGTGTCGATGGTTCTCTCCGCCGTGCACACAAGCGAGTCATCAATGTAGAACGCCACCTCGTTTCCGGACCCGGTGTATGGCTGGACGTCTATCGTCAGCTTGTGCCATCCGACGGCCCGAGCCCTGGCCGCCGCTCCCGGCCAGTACCATCCGGTGCACCCCGCACCGCACACCTTGTAGTACCCGCCGCTGTAGGTGCTGAACGATCCCGGCGCCACGGAGTAAGTGCCGAGATAGTATATCGCCTTGACCGCGCCGGATCCGTCGAGGCACCTGACCTGGAGTCCCTGCCGGCTGCTGTCGTACGACGCAGGGTCGTAGAACCAGCTCTCGAACTTCGCCGCCGCGAAAGCGGGCGTGAAGGTATGGCCGAGCAGACATCCCAGAGTCGAGATGCCGGAGTCAACAGTTCTGATCGACCCGCTTCCGGCAAACGTTCCGTGGTTCACCCCGCCGTCCCAGACCGGTGGATTCGGGGAGGTCATGGGACTTTGTACGATGGCTTGCCAGAGGTTGCCGTCTATGGAGCCGAAGCCGTCCTGGAAAATCGGCACCGTGCTGGGATGCGTGCCTCCCGTCGCCGTGTTCGAGGCCCCTGACACGTTGCCGGCGACGTCGTATGCCTTCACGAAGTAGCTGTAACTCGTGTTCTGGGTCAGCCCGTTGTCCTGGTAAATCGTCGAGGACGTCCTGCCGACCTCGGCGCTGTTGCGGTAGACTATGTAGCCCGCCAGCCCCGAGCCGCCGGTGTCGGTAGATGCGCTCCACGACAGGTTGATCTGTGACGGGGACGCGCCGACCGCGGTCAGCCCCGACGGGTTTGTCGGCGCGGTGGTATCCGTCGGGGTAAGGCTGAAGTCCTTGGTCGTCGTCTGGCCCGCAGTTACCGCAGCCGTCCCGGAGGCGGAAGCGAAGCCGGCTTTCGAGACCGTAAGCGTGTAGGTCGCGGCGTCGAGGTTGCTGAATGTATATACCCCGGAACTGTTGGTTGTGGTGGATGCCCCGCCGCTGACGGAGACGTCGGCTCCCGAGATGACTTGGCCGTTGGCCGCGTTACGCACCGTGCCGGTGATAGTCCCCTTTGCCGGGGTAACGGTGATCTGGAAATAGACGCCGCCGTATCCGAACCATGCGGTGCCTTCCTTAACGAGCCGCCAGTACTCGGTGTAGACGCCCGGGGTCTGCGGCGCCGTCATGATGAAGCTGAAGCGTCCTATTCCGTTCGGCCCCACGGAGCTCTGGTCGAGGCTGGTCGGTCGGTTCGGTCCTATCCAGTTGCCGGCGGTGTAGAACGGGCTGCTCCTGTCCTGCGGGTTCCAGGTCCCGAGCCGCACCGGGTTGCTTCCGCCGGTGTACCATGTCTCCGTGCCGGTGTTCTTGTACTCCACCCAGACGATGGCGGTGCTGCCGGCCATCATCGTCGCCTGGTACGACTGGTTGTTGTAGGACGAATCGAGTGCCACGCCGCCCACGTCGTAGACCGGCTGCCCGTAGTGGGCCTGCATCGCGTGCAGGTAGGCTCTCGCGGCCTCATGCCGATAGGCGGGGTTGCCGAGCTTTGAGGCGTCGGTCGGATTGCTGATGAATGCCACCTCGGCGAGTATCGCCGCCATGTTCGTGTACGAGAGAACGTAGAAGGTAGCCGTCTTGTTCCCGCGGTTGTAAGTGCCCATGTGCGACACCAACTCGGCGTTCGTCCTGTTCCTGAGGTCGTACGCCGTCGAGCTGTCGTCTGGGTGGCAGAAGGTCTCGGTCCCGTTCGCCGAGGGGTCGCTGAAGGAGTTGCAGTGCGTGCAGAGGAACCTGTGCGCGCCGAAGTTATTCGCGATGTCGCATCGGCCCTGCAGCGACACGTAGGTGTCCGTCGTTCTGGTCATCACGACGGTTGCGGCATCGAGCTGGAACATATCCCTGGTTCGAAGGCCTATGTCCAGGTTGATGTCGGATTCCCTGAGTCCGTTGCCGACCGCGCCGGGGTCCGACCCGCCGTGCCCCGGGTCTATGCATATCTTTGCCCCGGAAAGCGTGGCTGATAGCGGCAGGCAGCACGTTGCGCAGAGCAACAGGCTGACAAGCAGAGTGGTCATTCTCATGTTTCAGCACCTCTCTAGATAACTTGCGTAGCGATCACGGGGTCTCGCCGACGCGTCACGGAACTTGGGGATTCGTTCGCAGCCCCTGGCGCGGAGCGGCGGCGCGGGGATGACCTGAGCGCCACTACTCCACTCTAGCCGTCATGGCACACATTTCCACCCGGACAGCCCAGAACAGGCAACAATACCGGGTTTCGCGTCCTCCGGCGTCCGCCGGAACCTCTCTCCAGGGGCTCGGGCGGACGGTCCGGGGAGGCTCCGAGCCTCCCCGGACGACGATCGCGAGATGTCAGTTCTTGTGCCACTTGACCGCGTCGGCGACCACGACGTATCCGCTTCCTGTCCAGCAGGAGAGCTTCGTCGGGTAGCCGGTCCCGGTCCCGAGGTTGAACGCGCCGAGGCTGTTCCACTTCCCGCCGTTCACCTGCTGGTTGACCGAGACGGTAGTCGTTCCGCCGGTGTTGGTCACCAGGTAAGGCGCGGACGGCGAGCGGTTCGTCCCCTGCGGCCACCATGCGTAGACCGTCCAGGAGCCCGACGCTGTGATGTTCGGCGTGAACGACGCTGCGTCGGAGACGGCCGCGGTGCTGCGGAACCTGTAACTCGTACCGTACTTGTCGGTCGAGGAGGTGCCGGTCGACCAGTTGGCGCTGCACGAGAACGACCCGCTGGTGTTGTCAATGATGATGTCAGCAACCGTGGCCGGGTCGTGCGGGGTCTCGCCGTAGTGGCTCTGAGTGCCGTGAAGGTAGGCGCGTGCAGCCTCCTGACGGTAGCTGGCGTTGCCCAGTTTCGCTGCGTCCCCGGCATTGTCTATGAATGCCACCTCTCCCAGGATCGCCGGCGCGACGGTGTTGACCAGCACGTAGAAGTTGGCGGTCTTGACGCCGCGGTTGTAGGTCCCCATGTGCGAGACGATCTCGGGATTGACCCTGTTTCGCAGATCCGCTGCAGTCCCGGACGACGAGTACGAGAACGTCTCCGTGCCGTAGCCGCCGCCCGCGTTGCAGTGGGTGCATATGAATCTGTTAGCGCCGAAGTTGTTCGAAATGTCGCAGCGTCCCTGGAGCGAGACGTACACGTCGGTCGAACGGGTCCTCTTCGTGCTGGCGCCGTCCAGAACGAAGAGGCTGTTCATTCTGTTGCCGATGTCGAGGTTGATCGTCTTCTCCTGAAGGCCGTTGCCAACCGCGCCCGGATCGGACCCGCCGTGGCCCGGGTCGATGCAGATCTTCTGCCCCGCCACCCCGCCGAAGGCGAAGCCGGCGGACAGAACAAACGCCGTCATCAGAGCGATTGTGAGTACCTTCTTCATCTGTTGAATCCTCCTTTTCGCTTACCCAGCAAACCAAGCAGATATGCACTCCTACTTGCCAGTTCTCCTTCGCACCACCTCCCTGTAGTGTCGGAATCGGCGTCGAAACGGACGCCGACGGTCCCTGTCGCTATTGGTACTCCACTGTGAATCGGACGAAGTCGCTCGAGCTCGAGTAGCTCGAGGTCCTCGTCACGTACTGTCTCAGCCTGATTCCTCCGGTCGAAGAGATGTAGGCCGCGGGCGAGGTGGTGGTCCAGTTCACGGTAGTGTCGGTCGTGCCCACCGTGCGGCTGTCTATCTGCACCCACGAAGACGTGGTCCAGTTGTACGCGTAGAGCTTCTGATTGAGCGAAGCGGAGAGCTTGCCGTCGAAGGTCAGCGTCAGCTTGCTGACACTCGCCGGGGCCTCCGATATCGTCACCGCGGCGTACCAGTCGACCAGGTAGTTCTTGCTGACCCTGGCCGCGTTGAGGACGTAGTACGACGAGTCGTTGGCCGCGAGATTGCCGACTCCTCCGGACACCACGGTACCCCTGGTTCTCGTGATGGATGTCGGGGCATAGTTCTTCACCTGCACGCCGCCTGGAGTCGTCGCCTGGGCCGGGCCGCTCTGTGCAGATTCGTTAGCCGCCGCATCGTACGCGCTCACCGTGTAGGTGTAGGTCGTGCTCGGCGAACAAGTGGTGTCGGAGTAGCTGGTGGTCCCACTCGTGCCGATCTGCGACCCTCCGCGGAAGACCTTGTACCCCGCCACTCCGACGTTGTCGGTCGAAGCGTTCCAGGTCAGGTTGATCTGGGTCTGCGAGACCGCAGTGGCCGTGAGGCCGGTCGGAACCGTAGGGGCCTGCGTGTCGGGCGCGCAGTAGACGAACTTCACCGCGTCGGCCATGACGTTCAGCGACGTCTCGTTGGTCCCGTTTCCGAGTTTTATGTATCCTGCGGTGCCGACTGCAAACGGCTTGGCGGCGGCGAGGAGATTCCACTGCCCGCCTCCTGTCTGCTGGTTCACGTTCACAGTTTGGCTGCCGCCGTTCCAGTAGACCGTGTATGGGGCCTTGGTCGAGCGGTTGCTCCCCTGCGGGTACCAGCAGTACGTGTCGTAGCTGCCCGCCGTGAGGATGCTCGGCGTCCATCTCGCCCACTTCGTCTCGCTGGTGGCCGTGGTGCAGTAATAGTAGTCGCTGCCGTACTTGTCAGTTGCGGCAGTACCCGTGGTCCACGCCCCGGAGAGCGTGCAGGCCGGGTTGTCTATGATGATGTCGGCGACGGTGTCGCCGGCGGCGGTCGTGAACGTGTAGTCGCCCGACACGGCCTGGTTGCCGGCGCCGTCCTTCGACTTGACGCGATAGTGATAGAGCGTGCTCGCGGTCAGGCCGGTTAGCTGTACCGTGTGAGAAGTGACTAGCGCGGGATTCTCGGTGGTCAGACTGCCGTAAGATGTGGTCGGCCCATACTCCACCTGGCTTGTCGCGGCCTCGTCGGTCGCCCACTGAATCTTGGCGTTCGTCGCCTGCACGTCAGTCGCCCCTACACCCGAGATCATCGGGGGCGCGGCGTCCGTTCCGACAACGAGGTTGAGAGTCGCAACCTGCCCGGCCGTGATCGTGACTTGACCGGTGCCGTTCGTATAGCCTGCCGCCGAAGCCGTCACGGTATACGTTCCGGGGGCAAGGTCCACGAAGCCGTAGAACCCCGTGCCGCTGTTCTTCGCGGACTGGGTGGACACCGTCACGGTCGCCGGGTAGACGACCGCGCCGGAGGAGTTCTTGACCGTCCCCTTCAGGAACCCGAGGGTCGGGCTGGCTATCCAGCTCATGGTCGGCACTGCCTGCGGAGTCGCAAACGGGCCCGCCAGCAGCGCGGCCTTGAAGGCGTCCCTGTCTACGGTGCCGCTGTTCGTCACCCTGTAGCTGTAAGCCTGTACGCCCGGCAGCGGCTTGGCCTGCGCGTAGGCGATCTGCGTCATGGAGTTGGAGACCGTGTTCAGGTACGACCCCTGGGCAACGTAGATGTGATGGCCGTACTGCTGGTTGGCGTACGTGTCGACCCAGCCGTTGAAGGTGCTGTTTGTGGCCGTGTAGGCCATCGGGCTTCCGTAGTCCAGGTAGTGCTTCTGCATCCAGAGGTCCCAGTTCTGGAAGTAGGTGTTGCTGCCCGTGGTCGAGGAGTTCCATATCGCGGCGCCCATCTTGATGGTCGGCTTGACCGCCTTGGCCTCAAGGTACATTCTCTTGACCAGGTTTGTCACCTGGTCGCGCCTCCAGTTGGACCACTGAGCGTCGCCGCTCGAAGGCTGTCCCGAGAGACCGTACTCCGCGTTGTATCGAGCCACGGAGGTGGGGTTGTAGCCCCAAGTCGTGCCCGGGTAGCGGATGTAGTCAAGGCAGAAACCGTCAATGTCGTAGTTGTTGATGATCTCCATGAACACGTTGGTGTGCCAGTTCTCGACTTCCGGGTGCCCGAAGTCCAGGTAGCTCATGTTGCTCCCGTCGAACATCGCGCCGGTGTCGGTGAGGGAGAACCACTCCGGGTGCGTGTTGAAGACGTGGTTGGGTACTGTGGTCGCGGGAGGAGTCTGGCTGGTCCATACGCGTCCGACCACCACCCATGCGTGGACCTCCAACCCCCGCGCATGGGCCTTCGCCACGATGTCCGCCAGGCAGTCGTAACCTGCTTGCGGCGTGACGTTGATCCCCGTCGGCTCGTACGACGAGGTGTAGTAAGCGTCACCTCGCTTGCGCATCTCGACGATGACGGTGTTGGCGTTGCACGCCGCTGCGTAGTCGAGCATGGCGGTGGTCGCCGTCGGGTTTTCATAGCCCGACCCCCAGGCGTCTACCCAGAACGCCCGGTGCTCGGCGGCTCCTGCGGGTGCGGCAGCGCACGCGAGAGCCAGCGCGAGCAGAAGAATCACTGCCCATTTCGTGTCCGACATCTGATAGCACTCCTTTCGATGGTCGGGGGAGCCCATCTCGCTCCCGATAGCGAAGCTGATAGTGGAGAGACTGGTGTGTTGCACCCGCCGCGGCGCAAACCGGCGAGATTCGGGCGTGGGCCTGCCGGGAGACACGAACGGCGCGGTGCGGAAGATGCTTGTGAGAGATGTTGGATCGGGCCTCCGCGCGCAAACTCTGCACGGACGCCGGTGTTGAGGATCAGTCGTGCTTGGTCTTGCATGGCGAAAGAAACGCGGCTGGTCGAATGAGCCCTTCCCGGGTCCTTGTGTCTCCGGGCGCGATCTTCCGAAGCGCGCTGGATGTTCCGCCGGGCCCGCGCGGTTCATGCTCTCGTTCGAGCTCACCCGCACAGGACTCGGCCAGTCAGCGCACTATCCCTGTGAAACATTTTCTACCATACTCTCCAAAATGTCAAGTGCCCGCAGCAGTTTTTTTCGGTCGCTCGCATGAAGGCGTTCGGTTACCCGTCCGACCGCATTGACAGATCAGACCTCGCGGTGTAATCTGTCGGCGGGTCCGCACGAAGGAGGTGCGTCCAAATTGCCGTTCACTCTGTCGCGGGGGTTCCTGCTGTTCTCTCTCGTCCTGCTCTTTGTTCCGGGAGCGAGTGCCGAAGACCAAGGCAACTCGGCGGCCGAACTGGCGACCACCGGACGCCGGCTGGAGGGCGTCGGGAAGCTGAAGTGGACCGACGGAATGTGCACGTTCATCGGATCGCTGAACGCCTGCCTGAACTATGTTGGGGAGAAGACGACATATCCTTATCTGATGGGTGTCTCTGGGGCGGCGTTTGCCACTCGCTTCCATCCGGCATGGTCCGCTTCCTCCGCCGACGCCGCGCTTGACGATCGGCACGCCTCTTTCGCGCTGGCGGCCGTCGGTTACTCGTACTCCTGGTCGGACGGCGGCCGTGAGGCCGTGGTGCGCGGTATAGACGCCGGAGTGCCGGTGGTTGCAGCCGGGCTCTCCCGGTCGAACCACTGGGGCTTGGTGACGGGCTACAGGTTCGACGGGGAGTCGTTTCTCTGCCGGCGGTACGGAGACGAGTCCGACGACTACTCGGCCAGCGACAAGGTCCCCTCCAACGCGTTGGTCCTTCTTCGGAGGCGCGAAGCACCCTCTATCGTCCGCGGCGCCCGTGACTCCGTCGCGCGGGCCGTCGGGTTTGCCCGAGGCGATACTGAGCCGAAGGACGCAGGGTACGCCGCCGGTTTTGCCGCGATGGACGCCTGGATCGAAGCCTTGAGATCACGGAGGCTGCGCTCGATGTCGGGGAAGGATCTCGAGTCCACAGCGACCGTCAACGCGTGGCTGTTCAACAGCCTCATAGACGCCAGATACGCGGCGGTGACCTATCTCAACTGGGTGGCTACCGTGGCCAAGGGTGACGCAAGAGCCTCCTGCGCTGAGGCGGCGTCTCTATACGGGCAGGAAGTGGACGTCCTGAAGGAGGCGCGCGCCTGCGTCAGATACCCGCAGAACGTGGCGTCGGGCCCGAAGTGGTCCGTTGAGACGCGCGCGTGCCAGGCGGAAGCACTCCGTAACGCGCTGGTGAAGGAGAGAGCCGCCGTAGAGGCTCTGGAGCGGGCGCTCGCCGATCCCGACGGGTGGTAGAGGCGATGCCGTGAGCGACGCCGGCCTGGCAGTTCAGGCCGCCGAGGGCGGTCTTTCGCGCAGGCACTCTGCAGGCAGCGTCGCATCGAGCCGCGCCTCGATCTGACCCGTGATCTCGACCCCTGCTGCGTCGAGCGCCAGCAGCAGCGCGCCGACGACTGGCTCGTACCTCGGCGTGATCACCCGTGCCTTCGGTGCGACGGGCAAGATCGTCTGCTTGACCGTCTCGATCAGCAGAGGCCCCTTGCCCTTGAAGACGCTTCCGGCGAGAACCACCTCGAGTTCCTCTTCGCAGAGGTCCAGTTTCCTGATGAGGGCGTTTGCGGAGACGCCGGCCTCTCTGCCGAACCGCACGATAAGTTCCCTCGCGACCTCGTCTCCATCGAAGGCCGCCTCGAAGCATATCGGGCAGAGTCCGGGAATCCTCTGATGCGGTTCGCGGTTGTAGTAGAGGTATCGCGCAAGCTCGTACAGGTCTTCGTAGCCGAAGAACTCAAGCACCTTCTGCTCCAGAACGGTCTTCCTGCCGCGGCCGTCCCACGATCGGTAGGCATGATGCAGCACCTCCCGGGCTATGGTGTGCCCTCCGCCGACGTCGCCGTACAGAAAGCCCTCCGATATGTACCGTACCTCTCGGCCGTCAAGGCCTATCCCCGCCCCGTTGAAACCGCTGCCCATTATCACGCAGACCCCGTACGGGCGAGTGACGCCCGCCCGCAGGCCCGCGATTGAGTCGTTCTTTACAGTGCATTCTCGGGCGACGTGAAGGTCCTCCATCGCCTCGGTGAGCATCTCAAAGTCCTCGGGGTAGAAGTCCGCTCCCGCAAGGGCGAACACTCCGTGCCGGACATCGGATTTCTCAGGCCCGCCCTGACGGAGGGCCCGCTCGACGCACTTCAGTATGTTCACCTTCGCGGTCTGCAGGCCGACGACTTCGTAGCTGCCCGGTCCGGCCTTTCCGAACCCGACGATCGTGCCGTCCATGTCGGCCGCAAGGCAGAACGACTTGCTGCCTCCCGCATCAACGCCGATGACGTAACTCACGTAAACCTCCGGATCACCTTCCAGCCGTCCTGAACTGCGGCAGATACTCAGCGTTAGCCTCGAGTATCCTGTCCAGCAGGGACTTCGCCGTCGTGTAGGACGGGACCAGCGGGTGCGACACCAGCGCCTGCAGGGCGGTCCGCCGCGACCCGGTTACAGCCGCCCGAACCGCTAGTTCCTCGTACGATTTCACTGCCTGCAGCAGCCCGCGAATCTCCAGTGGAACATCTCCTATCGCCAGGGGATGCGCCCCCGAGCCGTCCACCACGCAGTTCGTCTCGATCGCGCACTCGGACGGCAGGCAGGGAATCGTGCTCCCGTTCCGTGTGTTGACTATGTGCAGTTCCTTCTTGTCGTTGTAGATCGCGCTGGCCAGGGATACTGCGGCGGTCGAGTAATGGGCGCCGCCGCGTTTCTCGAGCTCCTTCGGCTTCTTCTTCAAGTTCGGATCCTTGTACTTCTCGATCAGAGCGGCCTCGACTTCCGACACGATGTCCCCGCGGGTCTTCCCGGTCTTCATGAGCGCTTCGAACACCTTGTCCCTCGCGTAGTAGTAATGCAGGTATCCGTTCGGGATCATACCGTACGTTCTCATCCACGCGCGGTCCTCCTTCGGCCGGCCCGCGAGCGACTTCCTGACGGCTTCCTTGGTAACGTCCTTGCCCTTGACCGTGACCTTCGTGACCCAGCTGAGGTGGTTCAGCCCGACATACGCGAGGAGCAGGTCCTCCGGCCGAGCTGCGAGCTTCGTAGCGAGGCTCTTCGTCATACCGATCGGGACGTTGCAGAGGCCGATCACCTTGGTCTTCGTGTGCTTGAGAAGCGCCTCGGTCATGATGCCGCTCGGATTGGTGAAGTTGATCCACCATGCATCCGGCGCGAGCTTCTCGATGTCACGGGCGATGTCGAGCATGACCGGGACCGTCCGGAGCGCCTTCGCGAACCCGCCCGGACCGGTGGTCTCCTGACCGAGGATTCCGAATTCGAGCGGTATGTGCTCGTCCCTGATGCGGGCGGGTATGCCGCCGACCCTGATCTGTGTCACGACGAAGTCCGCGCCCTCCAGGGCCTTGCGGCGGTCGGTGACGAGCTGCACTCTGGCTCCGGTTCCGGCCTTCTCGACCATCCGCGCCGCAAGGCCGCCGACGATCTTGAGCTTCGCCTTGTCAATGTCCATCAGAGCGATGCTCGTGGCCGGCAGTTCCCTCCTCCGCTTGATGAACCCCTCGATCAGCTCCGGGGTATATGTGCTTCCCGCACCGATCACGCAGATCTTCAACGCATCCATACCATCCACCGCCTCGTTATGAAGTGCAAACGCCGTGGAGAACTCTCTATGGCAACTACATGGGATATTACGTCTCGACGGCTTCTCATCCTCCTCGCAAGAACTGTCTTTCGCGGTTGCGAAGCATTGAACATCGGAGTAGAATGCAGGCGTCCGAGGCTGCTATGGGGAAGGGTATATTCATGGACATGGTCCGGTCGTGGGTGCAGAAACGCGGGTATCTGTTTGCGGTTCTCTGTATCGCGAGCGCCACGGCGGTTTTCTACCCCGGCCGTGATTACTTCGCAAGACAGCAGTGGGCGCTGCTCTATCTTCCGGTGATCGTCCTTGTGGCAGGCACGAGCGGCAGCCGACCCGCGCTGGTCGCTGCGGTGCTGTCGTTTCTCGCATGGAACTACTTCTTTATCCCGCCGTATCACACACTGGTCGTCGCAGATCCGATGGACTGGCTTTCTCTCCTGGTCTTCCTGTTGGTGGGGATCACCATGGGTATGCAGACTGTCCGCATAAGGCGCAGGGAGTTGCAGGCGCTGCTGGGCGAGAGAGAGGCCATGTTACTCAATAGATTCAGTTCGCACCTGGTCACGGAAATGAACACTGCCGGGATGACGGATATGCTGCTGACGGAGATCGCGCAGTCTATGGGCGCGAACGCCGCTGCGCTCTATCTCTCGGACGACGAAGGGCAGTTCTCCTGTGCCGGACGATCGCCGTCTCTTCCCGCCGACTCAGCCGACGACATCGGCAGGCTGGCCGCCTGGGTCTTTGATCATGCAGAGGCGATCGGACTTCCCGCCGGCAGGGGTTCAGCGGGGAGCGACCTCGGCGTGTGGCCGATCTCCGTCAACCACAACGACATTGTGCCGGGGAGTACTCGCAGAGACCTGTTCCTCCCCCTTCAGACCGCGTCGCGGGTTGAGGGGGTGCTCTACGTGGGAGAGAAGACCGACGGGTCGGGCTACGCCCTGCACGATGCCAGACTGCTGGTATCCATCGTCAACCAGGCCGCCGCTTTTCGCGAGAGACGCCGCCTCCAGCACGCCGCCAACCAGGCGGCTGCTCTGAAGGAGGCCGACAGGCTGAAGTCCGCGTTCATGTCCTCGATCTCCCACGAGCTGAAGACGCCGCTTGCGGCGCTGACCGCCACGATCACCAGTCTGATCGAAGAGGATGTCGCCTGGGACCCCGATGCCATGAGGGCTGAACTCCGCGCAGTCAGTGAGGATTTGGACCGCCTGAACGACAGCATAGGTTCTCTCCTCGATCTGTCGAGGCTGGAGTCGAATGCCTGGGTGCCGCGGATTGAACCCTGTGAGGTCGGCGATATCATCGGTCTGGCGGTCTCCAGGGTCCGGGGCAAGCACAAGGAGCGAATAGACTTCTCGGTGCCGGACGATCTGCCGCTGATCTCGGTCGATTTCCATCAATGGGCGCGAGCGCTGGAGAACATCATCGAGAATGCGCTCGCGTACAGCGATCCCGACAAGTCCGTGTGCGTCGGGGCGTCCCACGACGCGGCTGGGACCAGGATCTGGGTAGAGGATCTCGGGCCGGGTATTGGCCCGC containing:
- a CDS encoding N-acetylmuramoyl-L-alanine amidase, with translation MKKVLTIALMTAFVLSAGFAFGGVAGQKICIDPGHGGSDPGAVGNGLQEKTINLDIGNRMNSLFVLDGASTKRTRSTDVYVSLQGRCDISNNFGANRFICTHCNAGGGYGTETFSYSSSGTAADLRNRVNPEIVSHMGTYNRGVKTANFYVLVNTVAPAILGEVAFIDNAGDAAKLGNASYRQEAARAYLHGTQSHYGETPHDPATVADIIIDNTSGSFSCSANWSTGTSSTDKYGTSYRFRSTAAVSDAASFTPNITASGSWTVYAWWPQGTNRSPSAPYLVTNTGGTTTVSVNQQVNGGKWNSLGAFNLGTGTGYPTKLSCWTGSGYVVVADAVKWHKN
- a CDS encoding N-acetylmuramoyl-L-alanine amidase, which codes for MRMTTLLVSLLLCATCCLPLSATLSGAKICIDPGHGGSDPGAVGNGLRESDINLDIGLRTRDMFQLDAATVVMTRTTDTYVSLQGRCDIANNFGAHRFLCTHCNSFSDPSANGTETFCHPDDSSTAYDLRNRTNAELVSHMGTYNRGNKTATFYVLSYTNMAAILAEVAFISNPTDASKLGNPAYRHEAARAYLHAMQAHYGQPVYDVGGVALDSSYNNQSYQATMMAGSTAIVWVEYKNTGTETWYTGGSNPVRLGTWNPQDRSSPFYTAGNWIGPNRPTSLDQSSVGPNGIGRFSFIMTAPQTPGVYTEYWRLVKEGTAWFGYGGVYFQITVTPAKGTITGTVRNAANGQVISGADVSVSGGASTTTNSSGVYTFSNLDAATYTLTVSKAGFASASGTAAVTAGQTTTKDFSLTPTDTTAPTNPSGLTAVGASPSQINLSWSASTDTGGSGLAGYIVYRNSAEVGRTSSTIYQDNGLTQNTSYSYFVKAYDVAGNVSGASNTATGGTHPSTVPIFQDGFGSIDGNLWQAIVQSPMTSPNPPVWDGGVNHGTFAGSGSIRTVDSGISTLGCLLGHTFTPAFAAAKFESWFYDPASYDSSRQGLQVRCLDGSGAVKAIYYLGTYSVAPGSFSTYSGGYYKVCGAGCTGWYWPGAAARARAVGWHKLTIDVQPYTGSGNEVAFYIDDSLVCTAERTIDTQTFGMSMVAYGFHYRVNQTAWFDDCAMYATAPTPPTMGAPVALSTSSIRWTLTDTSNREMGFRLLDAGQTVKGTANVQNGTGTVFSLDESGLAPNTAYTRYAKAYNGTLNSLSSAAATRWTLSVPPSSSNVACNRSVSTWYGTPDFAFAAVGGFGDGRVDSYRYAWNQSGTHSFTGSESVWSSGDLPLAATSGGSWYLHLQGLNADGVPNGTADLGPYQYDITPPTAPVVLDEGKYSASKTRLGASWWGADDSESGITKYWYAIGTNPGATDVLGWTQAASQSAEENGLSLSVGQTYYFSVKAENGLGLQGAIGMSDGIQVVQAVANIAEAKGFPDGTLLAILTGVAAADFSGEFYIEESDRSSGMRVEGVGPGEGYALTVAGTMATVGGERTMQDASIYSGGAAGVPASILLGNRYLGGGSLNTYTPGLAGAQGPNNVGLLVSTAGRVTHSEPGFCYIDDGSNLDDGSGFIGVKVDTTTLASPPAVNQYVRITGVSSVETAGADLIRLLRPRRDSDVVTYQ
- a CDS encoding kinase codes for the protein MSYVIGVDAGGSKSFCLAADMDGTIVGFGKAGPGSYEVVGLQTAKVNILKCVERALRQGGPEKSDVRHGVFALAGADFYPEDFEMLTEAMEDLHVARECTVKNDSIAGLRAGVTRPYGVCVIMGSGFNGAGIGLDGREVRYISEGFLYGDVGGGHTIAREVLHHAYRSWDGRGRKTVLEQKVLEFFGYEDLYELARYLYYNREPHQRIPGLCPICFEAAFDGDEVARELIVRFGREAGVSANALIRKLDLCEEELEVVLAGSVFKGKGPLLIETVKQTILPVAPKARVITPRYEPVVGALLLALDAAGVEITGQIEARLDATLPAECLRERPPSAA
- a CDS encoding family 10 glycosylhydrolase, coding for MSDTKWAVILLLALALACAAAPAGAAEHRAFWVDAWGSGYENPTATTAMLDYAAACNANTVIVEMRKRGDAYYTSSYEPTGINVTPQAGYDCLADIVAKAHARGLEVHAWVVVGRVWTSQTPPATTVPNHVFNTHPEWFSLTDTGAMFDGSNMSYLDFGHPEVENWHTNVFMEIINNYDIDGFCLDYIRYPGTTWGYNPTSVARYNAEYGLSGQPSSGDAQWSNWRRDQVTNLVKRMYLEAKAVKPTIKMGAAIWNSSTTGSNTYFQNWDLWMQKHYLDYGSPMAYTATNSTFNGWVDTYANQQYGHHIYVAQGSYLNTVSNSMTQIAYAQAKPLPGVQAYSYRVTNSGTVDRDAFKAALLAGPFATPQAVPTMSWIASPTLGFLKGTVKNSSGAVVYPATVTVSTQSAKNSGTGFYGFVDLAPGTYTVTASAAGYTNGTGQVTITAGQVATLNLVVGTDAAPPMISGVGATDVQATNAKIQWATDEAATSQVEYGPTTSYGSLTTENPALVTSHTVQLTGLTASTLYHYRVKSKDGAGNQAVSGDYTFTTAAGDTVADIIIDNPACTLSGAWTTGTAATDKYGSDYYYCTTATSETKWARWTPSILTAGSYDTYCWYPQGSNRSTKAPYTVYWNGGSQTVNVNQQTGGGQWNLLAAAKPFAVGTAGYIKLGNGTNETSLNVMADAVKFVYCAPDTQAPTVPTGLTATAVSQTQINLTWNASTDNVGVAGYKVFRGGSQIGTSGTTSYSDTTCSPSTTYTYTVSAYDAAANESAQSGPAQATTPGGVQVKNYAPTSITRTRGTVVSGGVGNLAANDSSYYVLNAARVSKNYLVDWYAAVTISEAPASVSKLTLTFDGKLSASLNQKLYAYNWTTSSWVQIDSRTVGTTDTTVNWTTTSPAAYISSTGGIRLRQYVTRTSSYSSSSDFVRFTVEYQ
- a CDS encoding 6-phospho-beta-glucosidase, producing MDALKICVIGAGSTYTPELIEGFIKRRRELPATSIALMDIDKAKLKIVGGLAARMVEKAGTGARVQLVTDRRKALEGADFVVTQIRVGGIPARIRDEHIPLEFGILGQETTGPGGFAKALRTVPVMLDIARDIEKLAPDAWWINFTNPSGIMTEALLKHTKTKVIGLCNVPIGMTKSLATKLAARPEDLLLAYVGLNHLSWVTKVTVKGKDVTKEAVRKSLAGRPKEDRAWMRTYGMIPNGYLHYYYARDKVFEALMKTGKTRGDIVSEVEAALIEKYKDPNLKKKPKELEKRGGAHYSTAAVSLASAIYNDKKELHIVNTRNGSTIPCLPSECAIETNCVVDGSGAHPLAIGDVPLEIRGLLQAVKSYEELAVRAAVTGSRRTALQALVSHPLVPSYTTAKSLLDRILEANAEYLPQFRTAGR